A region of Selenomonadales bacterium 4137-cl DNA encodes the following proteins:
- a CDS encoding MFS transporter codes for MQTIGKKNIANFIIAYILSAFGYEFIFFLMTIYVYNLTQSALNVGVFAALTFTPRLFASVYGVVVDRYSRAAVFAAAAGATAVLVAAMSLSSSLIWIYALWLLISLLLTVITTVRTALMTEIMTQDGFLLGNSAVLTSLNCAKMLAPLLAGLATAAFSTAALFVATAAAYLVVAALSRIISLPRHAAAATPRQLLPEVAAGLRYILASPKLRFLIAVAFMWTLSLRLQLPLFVVYVKSFLGGGDQEYGYFMTAVGIGSILGSLAGPWLMKRGSHLALAMAGLTIHYSSFILLAFVQSFYLAAAAVFGGYVFFYAALVGLHSLRDLATAADLRGRVYGSVTAILTPAAIVSMLAGGYLAGRFGADKVLAVAGLTALATLYFLYWFAYRRRAGAAEDRLVPRGQAS; via the coding sequence GTGCAGACAATCGGCAAGAAAAACATCGCGAACTTTATTATCGCCTACATCCTGTCCGCCTTCGGCTACGAATTCATCTTCTTCCTCATGACCATCTACGTATACAACTTGACCCAAAGTGCGCTCAACGTCGGCGTGTTTGCGGCCCTCACCTTCACCCCGCGCCTGTTCGCCTCCGTCTACGGCGTCGTCGTCGACCGCTACAGCCGGGCGGCGGTATTCGCGGCCGCGGCGGGAGCGACGGCTGTCCTCGTTGCGGCGATGAGCCTCAGTTCCAGCCTGATATGGATATACGCGCTGTGGCTGCTCATCTCCCTGCTCCTCACCGTTATCACTACCGTCCGCACGGCGCTCATGACCGAAATCATGACACAAGACGGCTTCCTGCTCGGCAATTCCGCGGTGCTTACCAGTCTCAACTGCGCCAAGATGCTCGCGCCGCTCCTTGCCGGGCTCGCCACCGCCGCCTTTAGCACCGCCGCCCTCTTCGTCGCCACCGCCGCCGCCTATCTGGTCGTGGCCGCGCTCAGCCGCATCATCAGCCTTCCGCGCCACGCCGCCGCCGCTACGCCGCGGCAACTGCTGCCCGAAGTTGCCGCCGGCCTCCGCTACATTCTCGCCAGCCCCAAGCTGCGCTTTCTGATCGCCGTTGCCTTCATGTGGACGTTGTCTCTGCGCCTTCAACTGCCCCTGTTCGTCGTCTATGTCAAAAGCTTCCTCGGCGGCGGCGACCAGGAATACGGTTATTTCATGACCGCTGTCGGCATCGGCAGCATCCTCGGCAGCCTCGCCGGCCCCTGGCTCATGAAACGAGGCAGTCACCTTGCGCTCGCCATGGCCGGCCTCACCATCCACTACAGCAGCTTCATCCTTCTCGCTTTCGTTCAAAGTTTTTACCTTGCCGCCGCGGCCGTTTTCGGCGGCTACGTCTTCTTTTACGCCGCGCTCGTCGGCCTGCACTCCCTGCGCGACCTCGCCACCGCCGCCGACCTTCGCGGCCGCGTCTACGGCTCCGTCACCGCTATCCTGACCCCGGCCGCCATCGTCTCCATGCTGGCCGGCGGGTACCTTGCCGGTCGCTTCGGGGCCGATAAAGTCCTGGCGGTAGCTGGTTTAACCGCGCTGGCTACCCTCTACTTCCTCTACTGGTTTGCCTACCGGCGTCGCGCAGGCGCGGCTGAAGACCGCCTCGTCCCCCGCGGGCAGGCAAGTTAG
- a CDS encoding AraC family transcriptional regulator has product MNGRNSSPENAISYFRAGDIQGLELYRGVGVTRHVPRHVHGMFSLSVAEAGVRISESKRQKYRITPGSIFVSEWGEAHAGDIPSGTSYSSRSLRISRELFASLLAELPGREASEAHFPMPLVDDAELYGKIFCLHMLVASPESQLAKECLLREVFSLLVNRHSRRKDDWPAVGDETAAVRRVCDYLGDCCRENVSIGTLAAIAGFSPFHLCRVFERAVGVPPHVYQLDVRLTKAAELLAGGRKIITVALETGFCDQSHFHKAFKRKFGVTPRQYLR; this is encoded by the coding sequence GTGAACGGGCGAAACAGTTCCCCTGAAAACGCCATCAGCTATTTCCGTGCCGGCGACATCCAGGGGCTGGAGCTGTATCGCGGTGTCGGCGTCACCCGCCACGTGCCGCGGCATGTCCACGGGATGTTCAGCCTGAGCGTCGCCGAGGCGGGGGTGCGCATAAGCGAAAGCAAACGCCAAAAATACCGCATTACGCCCGGCTCGATCTTCGTGAGCGAGTGGGGCGAGGCGCACGCCGGCGATATTCCCAGCGGCACAAGTTATTCGAGCCGCTCGCTGCGGATAAGCCGGGAGCTTTTTGCTTCGCTGCTGGCGGAGCTGCCGGGCCGGGAAGCCTCGGAGGCCCATTTCCCCATGCCGCTGGTGGACGATGCCGAGCTATACGGGAAAATTTTTTGCCTGCATATGCTGGTTGCGTCTCCGGAGTCGCAATTGGCCAAGGAGTGCCTGCTGCGGGAGGTTTTCTCCCTGCTGGTCAACCGCCACTCCCGGCGGAAGGACGACTGGCCGGCGGTCGGCGACGAGACGGCGGCGGTGCGGCGGGTGTGCGATTATCTCGGTGACTGTTGCCGTGAGAATGTGTCGATCGGGACGCTGGCGGCGATCGCGGGGTTCAGCCCGTTCCATCTCTGCCGGGTTTTCGAGCGGGCGGTCGGCGTCCCCCCTCATGTTTACCAGTTGGATGTGCGCCTGACGAAGGCCGCCGAGCTGCTGGCCGGCGGCCGGAAAATCATCACCGTGGCGCTGGAAACGGGGTTCTGCGATCAAAGCCATTTCCATAAGGCGTTTAAGCGGAAGTTCGGGGTGACGCCCCGCCAGTATCTCAGATAA
- a CDS encoding DMT family transporter, which yields MGLIGDKCESSDNGGRSGEGFALVAGALWGVNYVVVKLVLATVPEPLFLLIRFGAAISLLLAYAAWRGENARIAPGDVLPVILLGLFGVGVQNVTWTYGIHRTTVSSAALLICTAPLFTLLFSVITGRERAGMLRLLGTAAAFAGIYVIVVTTPGSRLEFSSAAFVGNLLILASALLFAFYSLASQPLLRRYSAVKLFTLASIVAVPVLVANAALAPPQDDVRLSGQLVLEFLYLEFLYIVVFGTIVAFVCWFQGIGRTSPVRTTLYQYTTPLVSTLLSVTMLGEPFSGGQAAGAALICGGLMAARYDRTALTGSRRRTGKAAISP from the coding sequence ATGGGACTGATCGGGGATAAGTGTGAGTCATCCGATAACGGCGGGAGGAGCGGGGAAGGGTTTGCTCTTGTCGCGGGGGCGCTGTGGGGAGTTAATTATGTGGTGGTTAAGCTCGTGCTGGCGACGGTGCCGGAGCCGCTGTTTCTCCTCATCCGCTTCGGGGCGGCGATCAGCCTGCTGCTGGCCTACGCGGCTTGGCGCGGCGAAAATGCCCGCATCGCCCCCGGCGATGTTCTGCCGGTTATTCTTCTAGGACTGTTCGGCGTCGGAGTGCAGAATGTCACCTGGACCTACGGCATCCACCGGACGACAGTGTCGTCCGCGGCTTTGTTGATCTGCACGGCGCCGCTGTTCACGCTTCTGTTTTCGGTCATCACCGGCCGGGAGAGGGCCGGCATGCTTCGCCTGCTCGGCACGGCGGCCGCATTTGCGGGCATTTATGTCATTGTCGTTACGACGCCGGGCTCGCGCCTGGAGTTCAGCTCGGCGGCATTTGTAGGCAATCTGCTTATCCTGGCCAGCGCTCTGCTGTTCGCTTTTTATTCGCTTGCCTCCCAGCCGCTGCTTCGGCGTTACTCGGCTGTCAAGCTGTTTACGCTTGCTTCGATCGTGGCGGTGCCGGTGCTGGTCGCCAACGCGGCGCTCGCCCCTCCGCAAGACGATGTGAGGTTGTCCGGGCAACTGGTGCTGGAGTTTTTATATCTGGAGTTTTTATATATCGTTGTTTTCGGCACGATCGTGGCGTTCGTGTGCTGGTTTCAGGGCATCGGCAGGACATCGCCGGTGAGGACGACCCTTTATCAGTACACGACGCCGCTGGTAAGCACGCTGCTGAGCGTGACCATGTTAGGCGAGCCATTCAGCGGTGGCCAGGCGGCGGGCGCAGCCCTGATCTGCGGCGGCCTGATGGCGGCCCGTTATGATCGGACGGCTTTGACCGGTAGCCGCAGAAGAACGGGGAAAGCGGCAATATCGCCTTAG
- a CDS encoding DJ-1/PfpI family protein, whose protein sequence is MITIGIILFPQIEELDFVGPYEVLSYINKIRPDSTRVLLVAEDREPVAAFNGLRIIPDTTLAECPPLDIIVAPGGKGRLAAMKNQVILAFLRNRQTRARFVTSVCTGAFLLAEAGLLTGRKATTYHTAFSELAAYSVEVLPAKVVRDGAIVTAGGVSSGLELGFYLLRELFGADLAQEVARKIEYDVDVIAL, encoded by the coding sequence ATGATTACCATCGGCATTATCCTCTTTCCCCAGATCGAAGAACTCGACTTCGTCGGCCCGTATGAAGTGTTGAGCTATATCAACAAAATCCGGCCAGACAGCACGCGCGTCCTCCTCGTGGCCGAAGACCGCGAACCGGTAGCCGCCTTCAACGGCCTGCGGATCATTCCCGATACCACTCTCGCCGAGTGCCCGCCGCTCGACATCATCGTCGCTCCCGGCGGCAAAGGTCGCCTGGCCGCGATGAAAAATCAGGTCATCCTCGCGTTCCTGCGCAACCGGCAGACACGCGCCAGATTCGTCACCTCCGTCTGCACGGGTGCTTTCCTGCTTGCTGAGGCGGGTCTGCTCACCGGTCGCAAGGCCACTACCTATCACACTGCCTTTTCCGAACTGGCGGCCTATTCCGTCGAAGTTCTGCCCGCCAAAGTTGTCCGCGACGGCGCCATCGTCACCGCCGGCGGCGTCAGCTCCGGCCTCGAGCTCGGCTTCTACCTGCTGCGGGAACTGTTCGGCGCCGATCTTGCCCAGGAAGTGGCCCGCAAAATCGAATACGATGTTGACGTGATCGCCCTGTGA
- a CDS encoding 2Fe-2S iron-sulfur cluster-binding protein, producing MNETITIIVDGQPLAVSAGEPLLPALLAAGFNIPALCYHTRLGAQRRCSLCIVEVFSQGRWKASHACTLPSASGLEIRTASPAIHRLRALAAQMLQARAPFREQAVAALLNDVLAAAEAAGVAVAPPRAASGVGGAQSESALPEMAKGCILCGRCVAVCRKIGRSYLTFLDKGTKLRISYAPGAASNGCGACRACARLCPTAFIRTNGQTAFAASLYPE from the coding sequence GTGAATGAGACCATAACCATCATCGTGGACGGGCAACCGTTGGCGGTTTCGGCGGGCGAGCCGCTGCTGCCGGCCTTGCTGGCGGCAGGTTTCAATATACCGGCGCTGTGTTATCATACCCGGCTTGGCGCGCAGCGCCGCTGCAGCCTGTGCATCGTCGAAGTGTTCAGCCAGGGCCGGTGGAAGGCAAGCCACGCCTGTACGCTTCCCAGCGCCTCCGGGCTGGAAATACGCACCGCATCCCCCGCCATACACCGTCTGAGGGCTCTGGCTGCGCAAATGCTGCAAGCGCGGGCTCCCTTCCGGGAGCAAGCGGTCGCCGCCCTGCTAAACGACGTGCTCGCCGCCGCGGAGGCGGCCGGCGTCGCGGTCGCCCCGCCGCGAGCCGCCAGTGGCGTCGGTGGGGCGCAAAGCGAATCCGCATTGCCGGAAATGGCCAAGGGGTGCATTCTCTGCGGCCGCTGCGTCGCCGTCTGCCGGAAAATAGGCAGAAGCTATCTGACCTTTCTTGATAAAGGAACAAAGCTGCGGATAAGCTATGCGCCGGGCGCGGCTAGCAACGGCTGCGGCGCCTGCCGGGCTTGCGCGCGCCTATGCCCCACCGCCTTTATCCGGACCAACGGCCAGACGGCCTTTGCTGCCAGCCTTTATCCGGAGTAA
- a CDS encoding NADH-ubiquinone oxidoreductase-F iron-sulfur binding region domain-containing protein, which translates to MAVRYGLRAIPPALRAIAEQGHADLCPANMSRISVGMASCGQAAGAAPWAARLAARPDFVNRVIVRNVGCIGACYAEPLVDVRTPDGLHHIFGEVSSEVHWPIIRTAQQRSMQQGAWLVLRERCPGLLTGFEDLETVKAPRAAFAAFFEHQKRRITGNCGLIDPLSLPEYVATGGYFALAKALLERTPDDIIAEITASGLRGRGGGGFYTGRKWETAAASRDPRRFVIANADEGDPGAYMDRTLMESDPHRVLEGIILAAYACGAGEAYIFVRHEYPLAVARLRRAVGDARAAGLLGEEILGTNFSLKVGIIQSGGAFVCGEESSLLQVMQGRRGEPWPRPPYPAQQGFYGHPTVINNVETLANVPWIIARGAAAFREAGNADSPGTKIFCLTGDIPNTGFIEVPLGDGARTVVERIGGASPDEVKALQIGGPSGGIVPYTDFALDYSSLSTAGAMIGSGGLVVLNHSRCVVDLARHLSSFMADESCGQCLFCRDGLARITGLLEELTSGKGAPGLIDELAELSRAVADLSLCALGRTAINPLLTTIRHFRSECEAHLAGICPALSCKPLIRFEIIPSRCTDCRGCLDCPVQAISYQAGKGPLGYTFDHEKCTRCRICAEICPHYAIRAVSGGDRL; encoded by the coding sequence TTGGCTGTCCGCTACGGATTGCGGGCGATACCGCCCGCCCTCCGGGCAATAGCCGAACAGGGTCACGCCGACCTATGCCCAGCCAATATGTCCCGCATCAGCGTCGGGATGGCCTCCTGCGGCCAAGCGGCCGGCGCGGCGCCGTGGGCGGCCCGGCTGGCGGCCCGGCCGGATTTTGTCAACCGCGTAATCGTACGCAACGTCGGCTGTATCGGTGCCTGCTACGCCGAGCCGCTGGTCGACGTCCGGACTCCCGACGGTCTGCACCACATTTTCGGGGAGGTCTCCAGTGAAGTTCACTGGCCGATCATTCGCACCGCCCAGCAGCGCTCCATGCAGCAGGGCGCATGGCTCGTGCTGCGCGAACGCTGCCCCGGGTTGCTGACCGGGTTCGAGGATCTGGAAACAGTAAAGGCGCCAAGAGCAGCGTTCGCCGCTTTTTTCGAGCATCAAAAACGCCGCATCACCGGTAACTGCGGCCTGATCGACCCCCTCAGCCTGCCGGAATACGTCGCCACCGGCGGCTATTTCGCCCTTGCCAAGGCTTTGTTAGAGCGTACCCCGGACGACATAATTGCCGAAATTACCGCCTCCGGCCTTAGGGGCAGGGGCGGCGGCGGCTTTTATACCGGCCGGAAATGGGAAACCGCGGCCGCCAGCCGCGACCCGCGGCGGTTTGTCATTGCCAACGCGGATGAAGGCGACCCGGGGGCCTACATGGACCGGACGCTGATGGAAAGCGACCCCCACCGGGTGCTCGAAGGGATAATACTGGCCGCATATGCCTGCGGAGCCGGCGAGGCATACATATTCGTGCGGCACGAGTACCCGCTGGCGGTGGCGAGACTGCGCCGGGCCGTCGGCGATGCCCGGGCCGCCGGACTGCTGGGCGAAGAGATACTGGGAACGAACTTTTCCCTTAAGGTCGGTATCATTCAGAGCGGCGGCGCGTTCGTCTGCGGCGAAGAATCGTCCCTGCTCCAGGTTATGCAGGGCCGGCGCGGCGAACCATGGCCGCGTCCGCCGTACCCGGCGCAGCAGGGTTTCTACGGGCATCCCACCGTTATCAACAACGTGGAAACGCTCGCCAACGTCCCGTGGATTATCGCCCGCGGCGCCGCCGCCTTCCGCGAGGCCGGCAACGCCGACAGCCCGGGAACGAAAATTTTCTGCCTTACCGGCGATATACCAAATACCGGCTTTATTGAAGTGCCCTTGGGCGACGGCGCCCGGACGGTCGTCGAAAGAATCGGCGGCGCCTCGCCTGATGAAGTCAAAGCGCTGCAGATCGGCGGGCCCTCCGGCGGCATCGTTCCCTACACCGATTTTGCCCTCGACTATTCCTCGCTGTCTACGGCAGGGGCGATGATCGGCTCCGGCGGACTGGTCGTCCTCAATCATTCGCGCTGCGTGGTAGACCTGGCCCGGCACCTGAGCAGCTTCATGGCCGACGAATCCTGCGGCCAGTGCCTGTTTTGCCGGGACGGCCTCGCCCGCATTACCGGCCTGCTGGAAGAACTGACATCCGGCAAAGGAGCCCCGGGCCTTATCGACGAACTCGCGGAACTGAGCCGGGCCGTCGCCGACCTGTCGCTGTGCGCACTGGGCCGAACGGCCATAAACCCCCTGCTGACGACCATCCGCCATTTCCGCAGTGAATGCGAGGCCCACCTGGCCGGCATCTGCCCGGCACTATCCTGTAAACCCCTGATCCGTTTCGAGATCATCCCCTCCCGCTGCACCGACTGCCGGGGTTGCCTGGATTGCCCGGTGCAGGCGATCAGCTATCAGGCCGGCAAGGGCCCGCTCGGCTACACCTTCGACCATGAGAAGTGCACTCGCTGCCGGATTTGCGCCGAGATCTGCCCCCATTATGCCATCCGGGCGGTTTCCGGAGGTGACCGGCTGTGA
- a CDS encoding NAD(P)H-dependent oxidoreductase subunit E codes for MGDEPLCVTEILQALPENERQMINILNQIQQQKGYISREDLQELAAETGQPESVLQGLVSFFNSFRTRPLGRNHISVCYGTACYTRGADLLYDRLAGEMELDADGTSADGFVTIDKVQCVGACSLAPVLICNGDLEGKAKSHQMAGKLRELREEDAKRG; via the coding sequence GTGGGCGACGAACCGCTGTGCGTAACGGAGATTTTGCAGGCCTTGCCGGAAAATGAAAGGCAAATGATCAATATTCTCAACCAAATACAGCAGCAAAAGGGGTATATTTCCCGTGAAGACCTCCAGGAACTTGCGGCTGAAACCGGGCAGCCGGAATCAGTGCTGCAGGGGCTGGTCAGCTTTTTCAACAGCTTCCGCACCCGCCCGCTGGGCAGGAATCACATATCGGTATGCTACGGAACGGCCTGTTATACCAGGGGGGCGGATTTGCTATATGACCGTTTAGCCGGCGAAATGGAGCTCGACGCCGACGGCACTTCCGCCGACGGATTCGTCACCATCGACAAGGTGCAGTGCGTCGGCGCCTGCAGCCTGGCTCCGGTTCTCATCTGTAACGGCGACCTCGAAGGCAAGGCAAAATCGCACCAAATGGCGGGCAAACTGCGGGAATTAAGAGAAGAAGATGCAAAGCGCGGCTGA
- a CDS encoding MFS transporter: MATTTFTAEELIGRMERLPFSRMHKKIFTLAAIGYLFDAFDIMLLSFVMPALAKDLGLTPLQIGLAFSISFLGMFFGALCGGILADMFGRLKLFKITLLVFSVATFLTGFVNSYETLLILRFITGLGLGSEQPVVFTYNSEMMPSAYRGRLNGLTEALWGGGVLIASGVALLLVPAYGWRAAFFAGVLPAILVWFLRKGIPESPRWYIVKGDYKAAEQHLAEIEQAVEAETGTKLPPPQPVSKLESQTGNRMAVIFRPLFMRRTVMLWILWFCLMFGYWGLNSWLPTLLKNSGYSTFASIGYVLVMNLVWIPSGLLGSYLADKVGRKLPIVVYLLLSGVTGILYGWALTHKMPVELMLTFGSLSVFFLAGAYSVVFAYTPENYPTEVRGTGTGSAMSLGRIGGILAPTVVGYLYPIIGLYMTLTVVSIGFVLSALAVGFLGTETKGKNLESCNVVETKGASV; the protein is encoded by the coding sequence ATGGCGACAACCACGTTTACCGCGGAAGAGCTTATTGGCCGCATGGAACGATTGCCGTTCTCGCGGATGCACAAGAAAATCTTTACCCTGGCCGCAATCGGCTATCTGTTTGATGCCTTTGATATCATGCTGCTCAGCTTCGTCATGCCTGCCCTCGCGAAGGATCTTGGCCTGACGCCGTTGCAGATCGGTCTGGCCTTCAGCATATCCTTCCTGGGGATGTTTTTCGGTGCGCTGTGCGGCGGCATTCTGGCAGACATGTTCGGCCGCCTGAAGCTTTTCAAAATTACCTTGCTGGTATTCTCGGTCGCGACCTTCCTCACCGGGTTTGTGAACAGCTACGAAACCCTTTTGATTCTGCGGTTCATTACCGGTCTTGGTCTGGGTTCCGAGCAACCCGTTGTCTTCACCTACAACAGCGAAATGATGCCCAGCGCCTATCGAGGCCGTCTCAACGGCCTGACGGAAGCTCTGTGGGGCGGCGGGGTGCTGATCGCCTCCGGCGTTGCCCTTCTGCTCGTTCCCGCCTACGGCTGGCGAGCCGCTTTCTTCGCCGGCGTTCTCCCGGCCATCCTTGTTTGGTTCCTGCGCAAAGGCATTCCCGAATCGCCCCGCTGGTACATCGTAAAAGGCGACTATAAAGCCGCCGAACAACACCTTGCCGAAATCGAGCAGGCCGTCGAGGCGGAAACCGGCACGAAGCTGCCGCCGCCGCAGCCGGTCAGCAAGCTCGAATCGCAAACCGGCAACCGGATGGCCGTCATCTTCCGCCCCCTGTTCATGCGGCGCACGGTGATGCTGTGGATCCTGTGGTTCTGCCTCATGTTCGGTTACTGGGGCCTGAATTCCTGGCTGCCCACCCTGTTGAAAAACTCCGGTTATTCGACCTTCGCCTCGATCGGCTATGTTTTGGTCATGAACCTGGTCTGGATCCCGAGCGGCTTGCTGGGATCTTACCTAGCCGATAAAGTGGGCCGGAAGTTGCCGATTGTCGTCTACCTGCTGCTGTCCGGCGTCACCGGCATTCTCTACGGCTGGGCCCTCACCCATAAGATGCCGGTGGAACTCATGCTGACCTTCGGCTCCCTGTCGGTGTTCTTCCTGGCCGGCGCCTACTCGGTCGTCTTCGCCTACACACCGGAAAATTACCCGACCGAAGTTCGCGGCACCGGTACCGGTTCGGCCATGTCCCTGGGCCGTATCGGCGGCATCCTGGCACCGACCGTAGTCGGCTATCTCTATCCGATCATCGGGCTGTACATGACCCTGACGGTCGTCAGTATCGGCTTCGTATTGTCGGCGCTCGCGGTCGGCTTCCTCGGCACCGAGACCAAGGGCAAAAACCTCGAGTCCTGCAACGTCGTAGAAACCAAAGGGGCTTCGGTATAA
- a CDS encoding xanthine dehydrogenase family protein subunit M, which produces MSYTYHAPRSIAELMAVMAEKKDGAMVLAGGTDVMVEIRAGHTPQALVDITKIADLNGIRSDGDTIHIGPTTTFTAIVESPIIREAAFVLAQAAASVGSPQIRNRGTVGGNIVNASPAADSVPALVALDAGLRLLSPAGERTLGIEEFLVGVGQTAILPGEVLVDISFPALAPKTGSAFIKLGRRKALAISRISAAAIIGYDDRELMCTDCRIAVGAVAQSPFRVRTAENIWKNCSLTRNNRDACVQAALQEISVTLGQRASAAYKKQAGPAIIRRAVDAALGQVFGGWEQVL; this is translated from the coding sequence ATGAGTTACACGTATCACGCCCCCCGCAGCATCGCGGAGCTAATGGCGGTCATGGCGGAGAAAAAAGACGGCGCGATGGTACTGGCGGGGGGAACCGACGTCATGGTGGAGATTCGGGCGGGCCATACGCCGCAAGCCCTTGTCGACATAACCAAGATCGCCGACCTCAACGGCATCCGCAGCGACGGCGACACCATCCATATCGGCCCGACCACGACCTTCACCGCCATCGTGGAATCGCCGATCATCCGCGAAGCCGCTTTCGTCCTCGCCCAGGCCGCCGCGTCGGTCGGCTCGCCGCAAATCAGAAACCGCGGCACCGTCGGCGGCAACATTGTCAACGCCTCGCCTGCGGCCGACTCGGTCCCTGCCCTGGTCGCCCTCGACGCCGGGCTGCGCCTCCTGTCACCGGCTGGCGAGCGCACGTTGGGCATTGAAGAGTTCCTCGTCGGCGTCGGCCAGACAGCCATTTTGCCGGGCGAAGTTCTTGTGGACATTTCCTTTCCGGCCCTGGCGCCCAAGACCGGAAGCGCCTTCATCAAACTGGGACGCCGCAAGGCGCTTGCCATTTCACGGATCAGCGCCGCCGCCATCATCGGCTACGACGACCGCGAGCTTATGTGCACGGATTGCCGGATCGCCGTCGGCGCGGTTGCCCAAAGCCCCTTCCGCGTCAGAACGGCGGAAAATATCTGGAAAAACTGCAGCCTGACGCGCAACAACCGCGACGCCTGCGTCCAGGCGGCGTTGCAGGAAATCAGTGTGACCTTGGGGCAGCGGGCGTCCGCGGCCTACAAAAAGCAGGCTGGTCCGGCTATCATCCGGCGTGCCGTCGACGCGGCCCTGGGACAGGTATTCGGTGGATGGGAACAAGTTCTCTAA
- a CDS encoding isocitrate lyase/PEP mutase family protein, with amino-acid sequence MKKTTILKQLLAGKEILVAPGAHDALAAKIVEKAGFAAVYFTGYGQAASHLGGPDVGLMTMTEMVMRARNFAAAVGIPVIADGDTGFGNAVNVMRTVREYEAAGVAAIQLEDQIAPKKCGHMTGRQVIALDEMVGKIKAAVAARQDQDFVIIARTDARTTLGIEEALRRGKAFAAAGADVLFIESPESLDEMKLITSSFDIPVLANMVEGGRTPLMTAKELEALGYGLVIFPTSSTYITAQAVTRVMQELKSTGTTQGLVGDMIPFQQFNELVGLPAVRDIENQYLPPQK; translated from the coding sequence ATGAAGAAAACAACGATCTTGAAGCAACTGTTGGCCGGCAAGGAAATCCTCGTCGCGCCGGGCGCCCACGATGCGCTGGCGGCCAAAATCGTCGAAAAAGCGGGCTTCGCCGCCGTCTACTTTACCGGCTACGGCCAGGCTGCCAGTCATCTGGGCGGGCCCGACGTCGGGTTGATGACCATGACCGAAATGGTGATGCGGGCGCGGAACTTCGCCGCCGCGGTCGGGATCCCCGTCATCGCTGACGGCGATACTGGCTTCGGCAACGCCGTCAATGTCATGCGGACCGTAAGGGAATACGAAGCCGCCGGGGTGGCGGCGATCCAACTGGAAGACCAGATCGCCCCGAAGAAATGCGGCCACATGACCGGCCGCCAGGTAATCGCGCTCGACGAAATGGTCGGCAAAATCAAGGCGGCGGTGGCCGCGCGCCAGGATCAGGATTTCGTGATCATCGCCCGGACCGACGCCCGCACCACCCTCGGGATCGAAGAAGCCTTGCGTCGCGGCAAAGCGTTCGCTGCGGCCGGCGCCGACGTGCTGTTCATCGAATCGCCGGAGAGCCTGGATGAGATGAAGCTCATCACCTCCAGCTTCGACATACCGGTGCTGGCCAACATGGTGGAAGGCGGCCGCACGCCGCTCATGACCGCCAAGGAACTGGAGGCGCTCGGTTACGGTCTGGTTATCTTCCCGACTTCATCGACCTACATCACCGCCCAGGCAGTCACCCGCGTCATGCAGGAACTTAAGTCCACAGGCACCACTCAAGGCTTAGTCGGAGACATGATTCCCTTCCAGCAGTTCAACGAACTGGTCGGACTGCCCGCGGTCCGGGACATCGAAAACCAATACCTCCCCCCACAGAAATGA